One part of the Cystobacter ferrugineus genome encodes these proteins:
- a CDS encoding protein kinase domain-containing protein: protein MSRNTSWRDLEEGASDFSDTFLLKLREAPASFLLPRPGELLGGQRGDRFELRERLGQGGMGQVFLAWDRELRRHVALKFIQPLTDISSPTLTSLLKEEARAIARLDHDNIIRLFDISEWRPPHHSAVVPFLIMEYLKGKSLSAHLRQGALGWNEALAIFHDVLAGLAHAHAHQVIHRDLKPGNVFVLDEGRAKLLDFGLARLAMNPGKASPHGLSRVGSPPYMAPEQWLDAPHDARTDLWAAGLLCYLLLTGKHPCPGHSVEDLRDWALGHRPLPSVRDSHPELPAEIDALLDKATAREPEHRFQSIHEFSRELTALEQRLEAARKGPPAPRRAQLTFVCCVMERPPEPLDDETLGERQDHFQRTCSELLQHHGGTVLQCMGDEVLACFGHPRAEEDALLHAVRAGLALASMPRARFAVRVGLHTASVVLRSLPPASQSGSASALQGDAHVLAVQVARQARAGTALLSQSTHQGLRGAFITEPLARGDASAVPVPLHRLVREREEALRFERTRPPGLTPLVGRDEELRQLREHWERARRGHGALVLLQGEAGIGKSRLLSELREQVGSEAGARAVAQCWQESSTSPFFPISQLLRQLFALPPEAPLEQRRKRVIQRLEELGIPHEEYLPLLESLLRLSGSEAALPGGAELRQAQLLEQLVTLLLALTGTQSPTRRPALLIIEDLHWADPSTLDLLACLSERVRSAPLWVLLSARPELRRPWPPAPGFHRLVLPRLSLEHTMHLVAKATPGHRFSEEKLRQLQEKTDGIPLFIEEMAHLLLSEASPSQCLVDEPAIPIPLQSLLQARLDSLPGELRDLARRCAVIGRGFRPSLLAACLEQRDEELRQGLEGLVAAGLLRQCEDAPEARYEFRHALLREQARDSLPRSERRLVHQRIARHLAARLADPFEFPPEWVAHHFTQAEEWAQAYPWWWEAGRTAMARRGYTEAVHHYQQARQALARLPPEPVHAAQELRLLLELGVPMLVTRCATDEVKGLFLRAETLCHQSGATEQLSPALVGRLIWHLEHADYVEALGTAKRLMDVGDHSHQQEEQAVGCVAMGICLLFQGMPRRTLALLERARELQGPDFHPERERALCQKFCFSPRVMALIFSAVARLFLEGPRPKARNDCEQALGHLDTLHCPMTASVTLTYAGLFFQQCGEVERTLELTSRLLPLMTRYNLSSCGVEIAEALHGWALARQGEASGLRSRIEQWAASGMRKGLSYCFGLLADLHLGRGEIEPGLEAVREALGWVEALGERFYEAELHHVKGQLLWRRGAGSEARLSIMRALEIARSQQAAFFERRVAGTLERLRMD, encoded by the coding sequence ATGAGCCGGAACACAAGTTGGCGCGACCTCGAGGAGGGTGCGTCTGACTTCAGCGACACGTTCCTGCTGAAACTCAGGGAGGCGCCCGCCTCCTTCCTCCTTCCCCGGCCGGGAGAACTGCTGGGTGGCCAGCGGGGGGATCGCTTCGAGCTTCGTGAGCGGTTGGGCCAGGGAGGCATGGGCCAGGTCTTCCTCGCCTGGGATCGAGAGCTGCGGCGCCACGTGGCCCTCAAGTTCATCCAACCCCTCACGGACATCTCCAGCCCGACGCTCACCTCGCTGCTCAAGGAGGAGGCACGGGCCATTGCCCGGCTCGACCACGACAACATCATCCGCCTCTTCGATATCTCGGAATGGCGGCCCCCCCACCACTCCGCCGTCGTTCCCTTCCTCATCATGGAATACCTGAAGGGAAAGTCCCTCTCCGCCCACCTGCGCCAGGGCGCGCTGGGCTGGAACGAGGCCCTCGCCATCTTCCATGACGTGCTCGCGGGGCTGGCGCACGCCCATGCGCACCAGGTCATCCACCGGGACCTCAAGCCAGGCAACGTCTTCGTGCTCGACGAGGGTCGCGCCAAGCTGCTCGACTTCGGGCTGGCCCGACTCGCCATGAACCCGGGGAAGGCCTCCCCCCATGGGCTCTCGCGGGTGGGATCGCCTCCCTACATGGCCCCGGAGCAATGGCTGGACGCTCCGCACGACGCCCGGACCGACCTCTGGGCCGCTGGGCTCCTGTGCTACCTGCTGCTGACGGGGAAACATCCGTGCCCCGGCCATTCCGTGGAGGACTTGCGTGACTGGGCCCTTGGCCACAGGCCGCTGCCCTCCGTACGCGACAGCCACCCGGAGCTGCCCGCGGAGATCGACGCCCTGCTCGACAAGGCCACCGCCCGGGAGCCGGAGCACCGCTTCCAGTCCATCCACGAGTTCTCACGGGAACTGACGGCCCTGGAGCAGCGGCTCGAGGCCGCCCGGAAGGGCCCGCCCGCTCCGCGGCGCGCGCAGCTCACCTTCGTCTGCTGCGTGATGGAACGTCCCCCGGAGCCGCTCGACGACGAGACACTCGGGGAGCGGCAGGACCACTTCCAGCGGACCTGCTCGGAGCTCCTCCAGCACCATGGCGGCACGGTGTTGCAGTGCATGGGAGACGAAGTGCTCGCCTGCTTCGGCCACCCCCGCGCCGAGGAGGACGCACTGCTGCACGCGGTGCGGGCGGGGCTCGCGCTGGCCTCGATGCCGCGGGCGCGCTTCGCGGTACGGGTGGGCCTGCACACCGCCTCCGTCGTACTGAGATCCCTGCCCCCGGCGAGCCAGAGCGGCAGCGCCTCCGCCCTCCAGGGAGACGCACACGTCCTGGCGGTCCAGGTGGCACGCCAGGCCCGGGCCGGGACGGCGCTGCTGAGTCAGAGCACCCACCAGGGGCTGCGCGGCGCCTTCATCACCGAGCCCCTCGCTCGTGGCGACGCGAGCGCCGTGCCCGTCCCCCTCCACCGCCTGGTCCGCGAGCGGGAGGAGGCCCTGCGCTTCGAACGAACGCGGCCCCCCGGGCTCACGCCGCTGGTTGGCAGGGACGAGGAGCTGCGCCAGCTCCGGGAGCACTGGGAGCGGGCGCGGCGGGGACACGGGGCCCTCGTCCTGCTCCAGGGCGAGGCCGGCATTGGCAAGTCCCGGCTGCTGAGCGAGCTGCGCGAGCAGGTGGGCTCCGAGGCGGGGGCACGGGCCGTGGCGCAGTGCTGGCAGGAGTCCAGCACCAGTCCGTTCTTCCCGATCAGCCAACTGCTGCGTCAGCTCTTCGCCCTTCCTCCGGAGGCCCCCCTGGAGCAGCGGCGGAAGCGTGTCATCCAGCGCTTGGAGGAGCTGGGTATTCCCCACGAGGAGTATCTGCCCCTGCTCGAGTCCCTGCTCCGCCTGTCCGGCTCCGAGGCCGCGCTCCCAGGAGGCGCCGAGCTCCGGCAGGCCCAGCTCCTGGAACAGTTGGTCACCCTGCTCCTGGCGCTGACCGGCACCCAGTCCCCCACGAGACGCCCCGCCCTGCTCATCATCGAGGATCTGCACTGGGCGGACCCGTCCACCCTGGATCTGCTGGCGTGCCTGAGCGAGCGGGTGCGATCGGCTCCGCTCTGGGTGCTGCTCAGTGCCCGCCCGGAGCTGCGGCGGCCCTGGCCACCCGCGCCCGGTTTCCACCGGCTCGTGCTGCCACGCTTGTCCTTGGAGCACACCATGCACCTGGTGGCCAAGGCGACCCCCGGCCACCGCTTCTCCGAGGAGAAGCTCCGTCAACTCCAGGAAAAGACAGACGGAATCCCTCTCTTCATCGAGGAGATGGCCCACCTGCTCCTGAGCGAGGCCTCACCCTCCCAATGCCTCGTGGACGAGCCAGCCATCCCCATTCCCTTGCAATCCCTGCTGCAGGCGCGACTGGACTCCCTCCCGGGGGAGCTGCGGGACCTGGCCCGGCGCTGCGCGGTCATTGGCCGCGGCTTCCGTCCCTCCCTGCTGGCGGCCTGCTTGGAGCAGCGGGACGAGGAGCTGCGCCAGGGACTCGAGGGGCTGGTGGCCGCCGGGCTGCTGCGGCAGTGCGAGGACGCCCCGGAGGCACGGTACGAATTCCGCCACGCCTTGCTGCGGGAGCAAGCCCGCGACTCGTTGCCCCGCTCCGAGCGGCGCCTTGTCCACCAGCGCATTGCCCGGCATCTGGCCGCGCGACTCGCGGACCCCTTCGAGTTTCCCCCGGAATGGGTGGCCCACCACTTCACCCAGGCCGAGGAGTGGGCCCAGGCCTATCCCTGGTGGTGGGAGGCGGGACGGACGGCCATGGCCCGCCGGGGCTACACGGAGGCGGTGCACCACTACCAGCAGGCCCGCCAGGCGCTGGCGCGGCTTCCCCCCGAGCCGGTCCATGCCGCGCAGGAGTTACGGCTGCTGCTGGAGCTCGGGGTGCCGATGCTGGTCACCCGGTGTGCCACGGACGAGGTGAAGGGCCTCTTCCTGCGTGCCGAGACGCTGTGCCACCAATCCGGGGCGACCGAGCAGCTCTCCCCCGCGCTCGTCGGCCGCTTGATCTGGCACCTGGAGCATGCGGACTACGTGGAGGCGCTTGGCACGGCGAAGCGCCTGATGGACGTGGGGGATCACTCGCACCAACAGGAAGAGCAGGCCGTGGGCTGCGTGGCCATGGGCATCTGCCTGCTGTTCCAGGGAATGCCGCGGCGGACACTGGCCCTGCTCGAGCGCGCCCGTGAACTCCAGGGTCCGGACTTCCATCCCGAGCGCGAACGGGCGCTCTGCCAGAAATTCTGCTTCTCGCCGCGCGTGATGGCCCTCATCTTCTCGGCCGTGGCCCGGCTCTTTCTCGAAGGGCCCCGGCCGAAGGCCCGGAACGACTGCGAACAAGCCCTGGGTCACCTCGACACACTCCACTGCCCCATGACGGCGTCCGTCACGCTGACCTATGCGGGTCTCTTCTTCCAGCAATGCGGTGAGGTGGAGCGAACCCTCGAGCTGACGTCGAGATTGCTCCCCCTGATGACGCGCTACAACCTGTCGAGCTGTGGGGTGGAGATCGCGGAAGCCCTGCACGGGTGGGCGTTGGCCAGGCAAGGAGAGGCCAGTGGGCTGCGCTCGCGCATCGAGCAATGGGCGGCGTCGGGGATGCGCAAGGGGCTCTCCTATTGCTTCGGCCTGCTGGCCGATCTGCACCTGGGGCGCGGGGAAATCGAACCCGGACTGGAGGCCGTGCGGGAAGCCCTGGGCTGGGTGGAAGCGCTGGGGGAGCGGTTCTACGAAGCCGAGCTGCACCACGTGAAGGGGCAGTTGCTCTGGCGGCGGGGGGCGGGCAGCGAGGCACGGCTCAGCATCATGCGGGCCCTGGAGATCGCCCGAAGTCAGCAGGCCGCCTTCTTCGAGCGCCGGGTGGCCGGGACGCTGGAGCGCCTGCGGATGGATTGA